A single window of Leopardus geoffroyi isolate Oge1 chromosome D4, O.geoffroyi_Oge1_pat1.0, whole genome shotgun sequence DNA harbors:
- the LOC123592472 gene encoding neutrophil gelatinase-associated lipocalin-like isoform X2, with protein sequence MALGLLCLSLVLLGALQTQAQDSTPNLIPAPPLLRVPLQPDFQDELFQGKWYVVGLAGNAFNKEENSQFKMYATTYELKEDSSYNVTSTLLRNQLCDHWIRTFLPSFQPGQFNLGNIERYPGIQSYTVRVVATDYNQVATVFFKKVYKNREFFKITLYGRTKELTQELKENFISFAKSLGLTDDHIIFPIPIDQCIDE encoded by the exons ATGGCCCTAGGTCTCCTGTGCCTGAGCCTTGTCCTGCTGGGAGCCCTGCAGACCCAGGCCCAGGACTCCACCCCAAACCTGATCCCAGCCCCGCCTCTGCTCAGGGTCCCTCTGCAGCCTGACTTCCAGGATGAGCTG TTCCAGGGGAAATGGTACGTCGTAGGACTGGCAGGGAATGcatttaataaagaagaaaacagccagTTCAAGATGTATGCCACCACCTACGAGCTGAAAGAAGACAGCAGCTACAATGTCACCTCCACCCTGCTCCG GAACCAGCTCTGTGACCACTGGATCAGAACTTTCCTCCCAAGTTTCCAGCCAGGCCAATTCAACCTGGGCAACATTGAGC GTTACCCTGGAATCCAGAGCTACACTGTACGAGTGGTGGCCACAGACTACAACCAGGTTGCCACGGTGTTCTTCAAGAAAGTTTACAAAAACCGGGAGTTCTTCAAGATCACCCTCTACG GGAGGACCAAGGAGCTGACCCAGGAGCTGAAGGAAAACTTCATCAGCTTCGCCAAATCCCTGGGCCTCACCGATGACCACATCATCTTCCCAATCCCCATCG
- the LOC123592472 gene encoding neutrophil gelatinase-associated lipocalin-like isoform X1: protein MALGLLCLSLVLLGALQTQAQDSTPNLIPAPPLLRVPLQPDFQDELFQGKWYVVGLAGNAFNKEENSQFKMYATTYELKEDSSYNVTSTLLRNQLCDHWIRTFLPSFQPGQFNLGNIERYPGIQSYTVRVVATDYNQVATVFFKKVYKNREFFKITLYGRTKELTQELKENFISFAKSLGLTDDHIIFPIPIDQCIDE, encoded by the exons ATGGCCCTAGGTCTCCTGTGCCTGAGCCTTGTCCTGCTGGGAGCCCTGCAGACCCAGGCCCAGGACTCCACCCCAAACCTGATCCCAGCCCCGCCTCTGCTCAGGGTCCCTCTGCAGCCTGACTTCCAGGATGAGCTG TTCCAGGGGAAATGGTACGTCGTAGGACTGGCAGGGAATGcatttaataaagaagaaaacagccagTTCAAGATGTATGCCACCACCTACGAGCTGAAAGAAGACAGCAGCTACAATGTCACCTCCACCCTGCTCCG GAACCAGCTCTGTGACCACTGGATCAGAACTTTCCTCCCAAGTTTCCAGCCAGGCCAATTCAACCTGGGCAACATTGAGC GTTACCCTGGAATCCAGAGCTACACTGTACGAGTGGTGGCCACAGACTACAACCAGGTTGCCACGGTGTTCTTCAAGAAAGTTTACAAAAACCGGGAGTTCTTCAAGATCACCCTCTACG GGAGGACCAAGGAGCTGACCCAGGAGCTGAAGGAAAACTTCATCAGCTTCGCCAAATCCCTGGGCCTCACCGATGACCACATCATCTTCCCAATCCCCATCG ATCAGTGCATCGATGAGTGA